The Melitaea cinxia chromosome 6, ilMelCinx1.1, whole genome shotgun sequence genome has a window encoding:
- the LOC123654580 gene encoding uncharacterized protein LOC123654580 — protein sequence MLVFALLLLTSIMVEARTFNITDLIVPKVVSPGEDEVEIECRYDANFTLLNWFKEPNEFFRYRPGRAPSTRSFPILGIGRIEIIACGPTACRLKLGSLTEEATGLYRCDIERDLVPYNFATRKAYMEVHGHEHRKPLLEGLGEEFGEGDDMRALCRAEPNTEIRWYINGHEVQEMRGSSKFMRKSSRLIFLGIPPMVTVQCAEYKFGKLYGSNQEKARWKGTNGKDERPQEQRNDSNSITTYYLFVYFLCVYCLLKL from the coding sequence ATGCTGGTGTTTGCGCTCCTACTCCTTACGAGTATCATGGTTGAGGCGCGAACTTTCAACATAACCGACCTCATAGTACCCAAAGTCGTGTCCCCTGGAGAGGATGAAGTCGAAATCGAGTGCCGATATGATGCCAACTTCACTTTACTCAACTGGTTTAAGGAACCGAACGAATTCTTCCGCTATAGACCTGGTCGCGCTCCGAGCACTAGGTCTTTTCCGATCCTTGGTATAGGAAGAATCGAAATCATCGCCTGCGGACCAACAGCTTGTCGTCTAAAACTTGGATCTCTTACAGAGGAGGCAACTGGTTTGTACAGATGCGATATTGAACGAGATTTAGTTCCATACAACTTCGCAACGCGTAAAGCCTACATGGAAGTTCACGGTCATGAGCACAGGAAACCTTTACTAGAAGGTTTAGGCGAGGAGTTCGGAGAAGGAGACGACATGCGAGCGTTGTGCCGCGCTGAACCAAATACAGAGATCCGTTGGTACATAAATGGACACGAAGTTCAAGAAATGAGAGGTTCCTCTAAATTTATGAGAAAAAGTTCGCGCTTAATATTCCTCGGTATACCACCGATGGTGACCGTGCAGTGCGCTGAGTACAAGTTCGGTAAATTATACGGATCTAATCAAGAAAAAGCCCGCTGGAAGGGTACTAATGGGAAGGACGAAAGGCCGCAGGAGCAGAGGAATGATTCAAATAGTATTACAacgtattatttgtttgtttattttctttgtgtttattgtttgttaaaGTTGTGA